Proteins from a single region of Primulina tabacum isolate GXHZ01 chromosome 5, ASM2559414v2, whole genome shotgun sequence:
- the LOC142546476 gene encoding ethanolamine-phosphate cytidylyltransferase-like, whose protein sequence is MVSERENGQPSSRILASWLIGGLVIGVSFLGFNFALPKNRKKKPIRVYMDGCFDMMHYGHCNALRQARALGDQLVVGVVSDAEIIANKGPPVTPLSERMIMVSAVKWVDEVIPDAPYAITEDFMRKLFDEYNIDYIIHGDDPCILPDGTDAYALAKKVGRYKQIKRTEGVSSTDIVGRMLLCVRERSTGDGHNHSSLQRQFSHGHSHKSEDGGSGSGTRISHFLPTSRRIVQFSNGKGPGQDARIVYIDGAFDLFHAGHVEILRIARGLGDFLLVGIHTDQTVSSKRGAHRPIMNLHERSLSVLACRYADEVIIGAPWEVSKDMITTFDISLVVHGTVAEDNDFQKEKRNPYSVPNGLGIFKLLESPLDITTSTIIKRIVSNHEAYQRRNEKKAESERRYYEDKSYVLGD, encoded by the exons ATGGTGTCGGAGAGGGAGAATGGCCAGCCGAGCTCGCGGATTCTGGCATCTTGGCTAATTGGAGGGCTGGTAATTGGGGTCTCATTTCTAGGTTTTAACTTTGCCCTGCCGAAGAACAGGAAGAAGAAGCCGATAAGGGTGTATATGGATGGGTGCTTCGACATGATGCATTACGGCCACTGCAACGCCCTTCGTCAGGCTCGAGCCCTCGGCGATCAGTTGGTCGTCGGCGTTGTAAGCGATGCTGAAATTATTGCCAACAAAGGCCCTCCAGTCACGCCTCTTAGTGAGAG GATGATCATGGTAAGTGCTGTAAAATGGGTGGACGAAGTTATTCCTGATGCTCCCTATGCTATCACTGAAGATTTCATGAGAAAACTGTTTGATGAGTACAATATAGATTATATTATCCATGGGGATGATCCCTGCATTCTTCCAGATGGGACTGATGCTTATGCCCTTGCCAAGAAGGTTGGACGATATAAACAGATTAAGCGTACTGAAGGGGTCTCAAGTACTGATATTGTTG GTCGTATGCTTCTCTGTGTGAGAGAGAGGTCAACTGGTGACGGTCATAACCACTCTTCTCTGCAAAGACAATTCAGCCATGGTCATAGCCACAAATCTGAAGATGGTGGGTCTGGTAGTGGAACAAGAATATCACATTTTTTGCCTACATCTCGCAGGATTGTCCAATTTTCCAATGGAAAG gggCCTGGACAAGATGCTCGTATAGTTTATATAGACGGTGCATTTGATCTATTCCATGCTGGACATGTGGAG ATACTTAGGATTGCCCGGGGGCTTGGTGACTTTCTGCTTGTTGGTATCCATACTGACCAAACTGTCAG TTCAAAAAGAGGAGCACACCGTCCAATTATGAATCTACACGAACGAAGCTTAAGTGTTTTGGCTTGTCGCTATGCGGATGAGGTCATAATTGGTGCTCCGTGGGAGGTTTCTAAAGATATG ATAACCACCTTCGATATCTCGTTGGTTGTGCATGGAACTGTAGCAGAGGATAATGATTTTCAGAAG GAGAAGAGGAATCCTTATTCTGTCCCAAACGGCCTTGGTATTTTCAAGCTCTTGGAAAGTCCTCTGGACATTACGACTAGCACAATAATCAAGAGGATTGTATCAAATCATGAGGCATACCAG AGACGAAATGAGAAAAAGGCTGAAAGTGAGAGAAGGTATTATGAAGATAAATCTTATGTTTTGGGTGACTGA
- the LOC142546477 gene encoding RNA cytidine acetyltransferase 1-like isoform X2, with product MDDELNILPISSHMKTIAPVAVREDSEGLSEAERELKNLKEELNDDFPVGPLIRKCCTLDQGKAVITFLDAILDKSLRKTVALLAARGRGKSAALGLAIAGAVATGYSNIYVTAPSPENLKTLFEFISKGFDLLDYKEHLNYDMVKSANPDFKKATVRINIYKQHRQTIQYIQPHEHEKLSQVELLVVDEAAAIPLPVVKSLLGPYLVFLSSTVNGYEGTGRSLSLKLLQQLEQQSQMSNKSTESVVSGRLFKKIELSESIRYASSDPIESWLHGLLCLDATKSIPNINRLPSPGECDLYYVNRDTLFSYHKDSELFLQRMMALYVASHYKNSPNDLQLMADAPAHHLFVLLGPIDESQNHLPDILCVVQVSLEGEISRKSVVKSLSEGHQPFGDQIPWKFCEQFRNTDFPSLSGARIVRIATHPSAMRLKYGSTAVELLVRYFEGQLTPISELEVEELTENSPVRIIDAAEKASLLEENINPRTDLPPLLVALRERRPEKLHYLGVSFGLTLDLFGFWKKHNFAPFYISPVPNNVTGEHSCMVLKPLNNDDFETSGSDSLGFFSPFSEEFRKDFTKLLARTFRRMEYKLAMSVLDPKIKFSEVDLSSSSGFLNSISGIISPLAMERLEAYTNNLVDYRMTAAFVDDLARAYFWKKMPITLSYAQASVLLCIGLQGKDISCIEAEMEIERQQIMSLYMKVMKKFYKFLRDLASNEIHCSVPHLRDIAMEPHPVSVEEDLNAASKQVEDEMKAKADGMLNPEHLQQYAIVDKEVDFETALQNGGGKALSGGHFSVRSSKSKIEKLSEGKRNKQVKGSKTNKRRKPN from the exons ATGGATGATGAACTCAACATCCTACCAATTTCTTCGCATATGAAAACAATTGCCCCAGTTGCAGTTCGAGAG GATTCCGAGGGGCTTTCAGAAGCTGAAAGAGAATTGAAGAATTTGAAAGAAGAACTCAATGATGATTTTCCTGTGGGTCCTCTGATTAGAAAATGCTGCACGTTGGATCAG GGAAAAGCTGTAATTACTTTCCTTGATGCAATTTTGGACAAGAGCCTTCGGAAAACGGTAGCTTTGCTTGCTGCTCGTGGCCGTGGGAAGTCTGCTGCTCTTGGTCTGGCAATTGCTGGAGCGGTTGCTACTGG GTATTCAAATATTTATGTAACCGCACCAAGCCCAGAGAACCTGAAAACATTGTTTGAGTTTATAAGCAAGGgatttgatttacttgattacaAG GAACACTTAAATTATGACATGGTGAAAAGTGCAAATCCCGATTTCAAGAAAGCCACTGTGCGAATCAATATCTACAAACAACACAGACAAACAATTCAG TATATTCAACCACATGAACATGAGAAGCTCTCCCAAGTTGAATTGTTGGTGGTTGATGAAGCAGCAGCTATCCCATTACCAGTTGTGAAGTCCTTGCTTGGTCCTTATCTTGTATTCCTTTCATCTACTGTCAATGG CTATGAAGGTACAGGACGGTCATTATCTCTAAAACTTCTGCAGCAACTGGAGCAACAAAGTCAGATGTCAAATAAGAGCACGGAGTCTGTTGTCTCAG GTCGGCTTTTCAAAAAGATTGAATTGAGTGAATCTATCAGATATGCTTCCAGTGATCCAATTGAATCATGGCTTCATGGTTTACTATGTCTTGATGCTACAAAATCCATCCCTAATATTAACAG GCTACCCTCACCTGGCGAATGCGATCTCTACTATGTCAATCGAGATACATTGTTCTCCTATCATAAGGACAGTGAATTATTTTTGCAG CGAATGATGGCTCTGTATGTTGCTTCACACTACAAGAATTCTCCCAATGATTTGCAATTGATGGCTGATGCTCCTGCACATCACTTATTTGTGCTACTTG GTCCCATTGATGAGTCCCAAAACCATCTTCCTGATATTCTGTGTGTAGTCCAG GTCTCTCTTGAGGGAGAAATTTCTCGTAAATCTGTGGTTAAAAGCTTAAGTGAGGGTCATCAGCCCTTCGGAGATCAAATTCCGTGGAAATTTTGTGAGCAGTTTCGGAACACAGATTTTCCCAGTCTTTCAGGTGCTCGTATTGTACGCATTGCCACACATCCAAGTGCAATGAGG CTTAAATATGGCTCTACAGCTGTTGAACTTTTAGTTAG GTATTTTGAGGGCCAGCTGACTCCAATATCTGAATTAGAAGTTGAGGAACTCACAGAGAATTCCCCAGTCAGAATCATTGATGCTGCAGAGAAG GCCTCGTTGCTGGAAGAAAATATAAACCCAAGAACCGACCTTCCTCCACTGCTTGTAGCTCTCCGTGAACGACGGCCAGAAAAGCTCCATTATCTTGGTGTCTCGTTTGGGCTTACTCTGGACCTTTTTGGCTTTTGGAAGAAACATAATTTTGCTCCGTTCTACATTAGCCCAGTTCCG AATAATGTGACTGGTGAACACTCCTGCATGGTTCTGAAACCATTAAATAATGATGACTTTGAAACAAGTGGATCTGATTCTTTGGGCTTTTTCAGTCCATTTTCTGAAG AATTCAGGAAGGACTTCACTAAATTGTTGGCTCGTACATTTCGTCGAATGGAATACAAACTTGCCATGAG TGTCTTGGACCCGAAGATAAAGTTCTCAGAGGTGGATTTGTCCTCGTCCAGTGgatttttaaattcaattagtgGGATCATATCACCCCTTGCTATGGAACGCCTGGAAGCATACACTAATAATCTTGTAGACTATCGCATG ACTGCAGCATTTGTAGACGATCTTGCCCGTGCATACTTCTGGAAGAAGATGCCAATCACTTTGTCATATGCCCAGGCTTCTGTTCTGCTCTGCATCGGTTTGCAGGGAAAAGATATTTCCTGCATTGAG GCGGAGATGGAGATAGAGAGGCAGCAAATAATGTCGTTGTACATGAAAGTAATGAAGAAGTTTTACAAATTCTTACGTGATTTGGCATCAAACGAGATTCATTGTAGTGTTCCTCACTTGAGAGAT ATTGCCATGGAACCTCATCCAGTTTCCGTGGAAGAAGATCTCAATGCTGCATCGAAACAAGTTGAG GATGAGATGAAAGCAAAGGCAGATGGTATGCTGAACCCTGAACATCTACAACAGTATGCAATTGTAGATAAAGAAGTTGATTTCGAGACTGCCTTGCAAAATGGAGGTGGAAAGGCTCTGTCTGGTGGTCATTTTAGCGTAAGATCAAGTAAAAGTAAGATTGAGAAGCTGAGTGAGGGGAAGAGAAATAAGCAAGTAAAGGGTTCCAAAACAAACAAGAGGAGAAAACCAAATTGA
- the LOC142546474 gene encoding cell division control protein 2 homolog C, translated as MDKYEKLEKVGEGTYGKVYKAKEKATGQVVALKKTRLEMDEEGVPPTALREVSLLQMLSQSLYVVRLLCVEHVDNKNGKPLLYLVFEYLDTDLKKFIDSHRKGPNPRPLPQQLVQSFLYQLCKGVSHCHSHGVLHRDLKPQNLLLDKDKGVLKIADLGLGRAFTVPLKSYTHEIVTLWYRAPEVLLGSTNYSTAVDMWSVGCIFAEMVRRQALFPGDSEFQQLLHIFRLLGTPTENQWPGVRSLRDWHVYPQWEPQNLARAVPSLGPDGVDLLSKMLTYDPADRISAKAALDHPYFDSLDKSQF; from the exons ATGGACAAGTACGAAAAGCTTGAGAAGGTAGGGGAAGGGACGTACGGGAAGGTGTACAAGGCCAAAGAGAAGGCGACGGGGCAGGTGGTGGCGTTGAAGAAAACGCGGCTGGAGATGGATGAAGAGGGGGTTCCGCCGACCGCACTTCGAGAGGTGTCCCTCCTTCAGATGCTGTCCCAATCCCTCTATGTGGTGCGTTTGCTCTGCGTGGAGCACGTTGATAACAAGAACGGAAAGCCCCTTCTCTATCTGGTTTTCGAGTATCTCGACACCGACCTCAAGAAGTTCATCGATTCCCACCGCAAAGGCCCCAACCCCAGGCCGCTCCCCCAACAATTGGTTCAGAGCTTCCTCTACCAGCTATGCAAGGGCGTCTCTCACTGCCATAGTCACGGAGTTCTTCACCGTGACCTCAAGCCCCAAAATCTGCTTCTTGATAAAGACAAAGGCGTTCTTAAGATCGCCGATCTCGGTCTTGGAAGGGCATTTACTGTACCTCTCAAGAGCTACACTCACGAGATCGTTACTCTATGGTATAGAGCTCCTGAGGTCCTCCTCGGATCAACTAATTACTCTACTGCTGTTGATATGTGGTCTGTTGGGTGTATTTTCG CTGAGATGGTCAGACGACAAGCTTTGTTTCCTGGAGATTCCGAGTTTCAACAACTGTTGCATATCTTTAG GTTGTTGGGGACACCAACTGAGAACCAGTGGCCAGGAGTTAGGTCACTGCGAGATTGGCATGTGTATCCACAATGGGAACCTCAGAACTTGGCCCGTGCCGTTCCCTCACTGGGACCTGATGGTGTTGACCTTTTATCG AAGATGCTTACATATGATCCAGCTGACAGGATTTCAGCAAAAG
- the LOC142546477 gene encoding RNA cytidine acetyltransferase 1-like isoform X1: MRKKVDERIRTLIENGVKSRHRSMLVIIGDKSRDQIANLHYMLSKSVVKSRPSVLWCYKDKLELSSHQKKRAKQRKKLVQRGQLDPEKVDPFTLFVETGGITYCLYRDSERILGNTFGMCVLQDFEALTPNLLARTIETVEGGGLIVLLLRSLSSLTSLYTMVMDVHERFRTESHNQATGRFNERFLLSVASCEACVVMDDELNILPISSHMKTIAPVAVREDSEGLSEAERELKNLKEELNDDFPVGPLIRKCCTLDQGKAVITFLDAILDKSLRKTVALLAARGRGKSAALGLAIAGAVATGYSNIYVTAPSPENLKTLFEFISKGFDLLDYKEHLNYDMVKSANPDFKKATVRINIYKQHRQTIQYIQPHEHEKLSQVELLVVDEAAAIPLPVVKSLLGPYLVFLSSTVNGYEGTGRSLSLKLLQQLEQQSQMSNKSTESVVSGRLFKKIELSESIRYASSDPIESWLHGLLCLDATKSIPNINRLPSPGECDLYYVNRDTLFSYHKDSELFLQRMMALYVASHYKNSPNDLQLMADAPAHHLFVLLGPIDESQNHLPDILCVVQVSLEGEISRKSVVKSLSEGHQPFGDQIPWKFCEQFRNTDFPSLSGARIVRIATHPSAMRLKYGSTAVELLVRYFEGQLTPISELEVEELTENSPVRIIDAAEKASLLEENINPRTDLPPLLVALRERRPEKLHYLGVSFGLTLDLFGFWKKHNFAPFYISPVPNNVTGEHSCMVLKPLNNDDFETSGSDSLGFFSPFSEEFRKDFTKLLARTFRRMEYKLAMSVLDPKIKFSEVDLSSSSGFLNSISGIISPLAMERLEAYTNNLVDYRMTAAFVDDLARAYFWKKMPITLSYAQASVLLCIGLQGKDISCIEAEMEIERQQIMSLYMKVMKKFYKFLRDLASNEIHCSVPHLRDIAMEPHPVSVEEDLNAASKQVEDEMKAKADGMLNPEHLQQYAIVDKEVDFETALQNGGGKALSGGHFSVRSSKSKIEKLSEGKRNKQVKGSKTNKRRKPN; this comes from the exons ATGAGGAAAAAAGTCGACGAACGCATCAGAACTTTGATAGAAAATGGAGTCAAGTCCCGACACCGCTCTATGCTTGTCATAATTGGTGACAAGTCTCGTGACCAG ATAGCGAATTTGCATTACATGCTGAGCAAATCAGTGGTTAAGTCGAGGCCGAGTGTTCTGTGGTGCTACAAGGACAAGCTGGAGCTTAGCAg CCACCAAAAAAAGCGAGCCAAACAAAGAAAGAAGCTAGTGCAAAGGGGGCAGCTGGATCCTGAGAAAGTTGATCCATTCACGCTTTTTGTTGAAACGGGAGGAATAACCTATTGCTTGTACAGAGATTCTGAGAGAATTCTGGGGAACACTTTTGGCATGTGTGTATTACAG GATTTTGAAGCTTTGACACCAAACCTTCTAGCAAGGACTATCGAAACTGTTGAAGGTGGTGGATTGATAGTATTGCTTCTGCGCTCTCTTTCCTCACTCACTAGTCTGTACACTATGGTTATG GATGTTCACGAAAGGTTTCGTACAGAATCTCATAATCAGGCTACTGGGCGTTTTAATGAACGTTTCTTGCTTTCAGTTGCTTCGTGCGAAGCTTGTGTTGTCATGGATGATGAACTCAACATCCTACCAATTTCTTCGCATATGAAAACAATTGCCCCAGTTGCAGTTCGAGAG GATTCCGAGGGGCTTTCAGAAGCTGAAAGAGAATTGAAGAATTTGAAAGAAGAACTCAATGATGATTTTCCTGTGGGTCCTCTGATTAGAAAATGCTGCACGTTGGATCAG GGAAAAGCTGTAATTACTTTCCTTGATGCAATTTTGGACAAGAGCCTTCGGAAAACGGTAGCTTTGCTTGCTGCTCGTGGCCGTGGGAAGTCTGCTGCTCTTGGTCTGGCAATTGCTGGAGCGGTTGCTACTGG GTATTCAAATATTTATGTAACCGCACCAAGCCCAGAGAACCTGAAAACATTGTTTGAGTTTATAAGCAAGGgatttgatttacttgattacaAG GAACACTTAAATTATGACATGGTGAAAAGTGCAAATCCCGATTTCAAGAAAGCCACTGTGCGAATCAATATCTACAAACAACACAGACAAACAATTCAG TATATTCAACCACATGAACATGAGAAGCTCTCCCAAGTTGAATTGTTGGTGGTTGATGAAGCAGCAGCTATCCCATTACCAGTTGTGAAGTCCTTGCTTGGTCCTTATCTTGTATTCCTTTCATCTACTGTCAATGG CTATGAAGGTACAGGACGGTCATTATCTCTAAAACTTCTGCAGCAACTGGAGCAACAAAGTCAGATGTCAAATAAGAGCACGGAGTCTGTTGTCTCAG GTCGGCTTTTCAAAAAGATTGAATTGAGTGAATCTATCAGATATGCTTCCAGTGATCCAATTGAATCATGGCTTCATGGTTTACTATGTCTTGATGCTACAAAATCCATCCCTAATATTAACAG GCTACCCTCACCTGGCGAATGCGATCTCTACTATGTCAATCGAGATACATTGTTCTCCTATCATAAGGACAGTGAATTATTTTTGCAG CGAATGATGGCTCTGTATGTTGCTTCACACTACAAGAATTCTCCCAATGATTTGCAATTGATGGCTGATGCTCCTGCACATCACTTATTTGTGCTACTTG GTCCCATTGATGAGTCCCAAAACCATCTTCCTGATATTCTGTGTGTAGTCCAG GTCTCTCTTGAGGGAGAAATTTCTCGTAAATCTGTGGTTAAAAGCTTAAGTGAGGGTCATCAGCCCTTCGGAGATCAAATTCCGTGGAAATTTTGTGAGCAGTTTCGGAACACAGATTTTCCCAGTCTTTCAGGTGCTCGTATTGTACGCATTGCCACACATCCAAGTGCAATGAGG CTTAAATATGGCTCTACAGCTGTTGAACTTTTAGTTAG GTATTTTGAGGGCCAGCTGACTCCAATATCTGAATTAGAAGTTGAGGAACTCACAGAGAATTCCCCAGTCAGAATCATTGATGCTGCAGAGAAG GCCTCGTTGCTGGAAGAAAATATAAACCCAAGAACCGACCTTCCTCCACTGCTTGTAGCTCTCCGTGAACGACGGCCAGAAAAGCTCCATTATCTTGGTGTCTCGTTTGGGCTTACTCTGGACCTTTTTGGCTTTTGGAAGAAACATAATTTTGCTCCGTTCTACATTAGCCCAGTTCCG AATAATGTGACTGGTGAACACTCCTGCATGGTTCTGAAACCATTAAATAATGATGACTTTGAAACAAGTGGATCTGATTCTTTGGGCTTTTTCAGTCCATTTTCTGAAG AATTCAGGAAGGACTTCACTAAATTGTTGGCTCGTACATTTCGTCGAATGGAATACAAACTTGCCATGAG TGTCTTGGACCCGAAGATAAAGTTCTCAGAGGTGGATTTGTCCTCGTCCAGTGgatttttaaattcaattagtgGGATCATATCACCCCTTGCTATGGAACGCCTGGAAGCATACACTAATAATCTTGTAGACTATCGCATG ACTGCAGCATTTGTAGACGATCTTGCCCGTGCATACTTCTGGAAGAAGATGCCAATCACTTTGTCATATGCCCAGGCTTCTGTTCTGCTCTGCATCGGTTTGCAGGGAAAAGATATTTCCTGCATTGAG GCGGAGATGGAGATAGAGAGGCAGCAAATAATGTCGTTGTACATGAAAGTAATGAAGAAGTTTTACAAATTCTTACGTGATTTGGCATCAAACGAGATTCATTGTAGTGTTCCTCACTTGAGAGAT ATTGCCATGGAACCTCATCCAGTTTCCGTGGAAGAAGATCTCAATGCTGCATCGAAACAAGTTGAG GATGAGATGAAAGCAAAGGCAGATGGTATGCTGAACCCTGAACATCTACAACAGTATGCAATTGTAGATAAAGAAGTTGATTTCGAGACTGCCTTGCAAAATGGAGGTGGAAAGGCTCTGTCTGGTGGTCATTTTAGCGTAAGATCAAGTAAAAGTAAGATTGAGAAGCTGAGTGAGGGGAAGAGAAATAAGCAAGTAAAGGGTTCCAAAACAAACAAGAGGAGAAAACCAAATTGA